The genomic region GGGCGTAGTAGTCGCGGCCCACCAGGTCGTCCGGCGGGTACTGCTGGGTGAGCACGCCCTCGGCGACGTCGTGGGGGTAGCGGTAGCCCTGGGCGTTGCCGAGCTTGGCGGCGCCCGCGTAGTGGCCGTCGCGCAGGTGGGCGGGGACGGCACCGGTGGCGCCCTTGCGGACGTCCTCGATGGCGGCGTAGATGGCGGTGGTGACGGCGTTCGACTTCGGGGCCGTCGCGAGGTGGATGGTGGCCTGGGCGAGGTTCAGCGTGCACTCGGGCAGGCCGATGAGCTGCACGGCCTGGGCGGCGGCGATGCAGGTCTGCAGGGCGGTGGGGTCGGCCATGCCCACGTCCTCGCTGGCGTGGATCACCAGGCGGCGGGCGATGAACCGGGGGTCCTCGCCCGCCTCGATCATGCGGGCGAGGTAGTGCAGGGCGGCGTCCACGTCGGAGCCGCGGATGGACTTGATGAACGCCGACGTCACGTCGTAGTGCTGGTCGCCGTCGCGGTCGTAGCGGACCGCCGCCTTGTCCACTGTGGACTCCAGCAGCGGCAGGGTGATCACGCCGTCGTTCGACGCCACCGCCGAGTCCGCGGCGGCTTCCAGCGCGGTCAGGGATCGGCGGGCGTCGCCACCGGCCAGGCGGATCAGGTGGTCCAGCGCGTCGGGTTCGACCACGACCGAGCCGCCCAGGCCGCGCGGGTCCGACACCGCGCGTTCGACGACCGCGCGCACGTGGTCGTCGGTCAGGGACTTGAGCTGCAGCACCAGGGACCGCGACAGCAGCGGTGAGACGACGGAGAAGAACGGGTTCTCGGTGGTGGCGGCCACGAGCAGCACGATCCGGTCCTCCACCGCGCCGAGCAGGGCGTCCTGCTGGGTCTTGGAGAAGCGGTGCACCTCGTCGATGAACAGCACCGTCGACTCGCGGGAGCGGACCA from Lentzea guizhouensis harbors:
- a CDS encoding replication-associated recombination protein A, which codes for MSEGLFDEGLFGATDEEKAERIAANAPLAVRMRPASLDEVVGQDHLLGPGAPLRRLVEGATPASVMLYGPPGTGKTTLATLVSKATGRRFVALSALSAGVKEVRAVIDEARRRLVRSRESTVLFIDEVHRFSKTQQDALLGAVEDRIVLLVAATTENPFFSVVSPLLSRSLVLQLKSLTDDHVRAVVERAVSDPRGLGGSVVVEPDALDHLIRLAGGDARRSLTALEAAADSAVASNDGVITLPLLESTVDKAAVRYDRDGDQHYDVTSAFIKSIRGSDVDAALHYLARMIEAGEDPRFIARRLVIHASEDVGMADPTALQTCIAAAQAVQLIGLPECTLNLAQATIHLATAPKSNAVTTAIYAAIEDVRKGATGAVPAHLRDGHYAGAAKLGNAQGYRYPHDVAEGVLTQQYPPDDLVGRDYYAPTGRGAERAVADRLPKLRRVIRGE